GCTCCGGGCAACGCCCCTGGAGGTAATCTACAGCAGGCCCACCATCCTCAAGCCTTCATAGATGCCGTCCTCACGGACAGACTTCGTAATGAAGGAGGCGGCCGCCTTCGCTTCCTTCTCGCCATTGCCCATGGCAATGCCATATCCGACATACCCCAGCATCTCCACATCATTCAGGCCATCGCCAAAAGCATAGACCTCTTCCTTCTCCACCCCGATCACCTTCAGCATCTCCGCGATCCCGTTCGCTTTGGAGCCGTTGCCGGGCAGCACATCCATACACAGCGGGTGCCAGCGGATGAAATTCAGCTCCGGGTACCGCTCGGCGTAGACCACCTGACTCTCCTGCGGACAGAAGATCATGGCCTGGTAGATGTCATTCTTCAGGAAATATCCCGCATCATGCGTTGGAAATACCAGCTTCAGCGAACCGACGCTCGTATTGATGTACTCATGATCGGCCACATTCACTCTCATGCCCGCCGTATCCGTATACGCAACAGGGTGATCCAGCTTCTCCGCGAACAAGGTCAGCTCTTCCAGCACGCTGGTCGCAATCGGGTTCTTGTACACCGGCTTCCCTTCATAGACTACATACTGCCCGTTCAGCGAGACATACGAGTCAATTCCCAGCTCCTCGCGCAGCCCCTCGAACATATAATCCGCTCTTCCGGTAGCAATCGCTACATGGTGCCCGCGTCTCTTCAGCTCCGCTATCGCTTCTCTGGTGGAAGCCGGAATGTTCTTGTCTTCATCATAGATTGTACCGTCAATATCGAAAAAAATCGTTTTCTTCAAAGTGATGCCTTCCCTTCCCCATACGCTCTGCCTATTTACAGCCTGCTCAAATTGTAACAAAA
This genomic interval from Paenibacillus sp. FSL H8-0332 contains the following:
- a CDS encoding Cof-type HAD-IIB family hydrolase produces the protein MKKTIFFDIDGTIYDEDKNIPASTREAIAELKRRGHHVAIATGRADYMFEGLREELGIDSYVSLNGQYVVYEGKPVYKNPIATSVLEELTLFAEKLDHPVAYTDTAGMRVNVADHEYINTSVGSLKLVFPTHDAGYFLKNDIYQAMIFCPQESQVVYAERYPELNFIRWHPLCMDVLPGNGSKANGIAEMLKVIGVEKEEVYAFGDGLNDVEMLGYVGYGIAMGNGEKEAKAAASFITKSVREDGIYEGLRMVGLL